Genomic DNA from Nitrospira sp.:
TCCCGTGTCGATCGCGGCATTCAAAAATACGCCAGGAGGCACGAGGCCGCGTTTGGGATGCTTCCAGCGCACCAACGCTTCGGCGCCAAGAATTGTTCGGGAATGAATGTTGATCTTGGGTTGGTAAAAGACCACGAACTCTTCCCGCTCCAATGCTCGGCGCAGTTCGTTTTCCAGATCCAGCCGTTCGGCTGCGGCGGCATTGAGCCCGGATGAATAAAACTGACAGTTATTCCGGCCCTGCTCCTTCGCATGGTACATCGCGGTGTCGGCATTTTTGAGCAACGCTTCGACCGTAGCCCCGTCCGACGGGTAGATCGAAATGCCGATACTCGCGGAAATGAAGATTTCGTGCCCTTCGATGACGAAGGGATGGGCCAACGAGTCTAAAATGCGCCGGGCGACCCGACCTGCATCTTCCGGTTGCGGCAGTGAGGTCAGGAGAATCGTGAATTCGTCGCCGCCGAGCCGGGCAAGCGCATGGACCGGTTCTTGGTCGGCATGCCGGCTGACGGAATCACTCTGGCGAACCGATTCACTCAATCGTTCCGCCACGCGCGTCAGGAGCAAGTCGCCGACCGTGTGGCCGAGCGTGTCATTGATGATCTTGAAACGATCCAAGTCGATGAACAGCGTCGCCAGATGTTGCTGATGCCGCGACGCGTAGGAAATGGCATTCGACAACCGGTCCTTGAACAGCACGCGATTGGCCAATCCCGTCAAACTGTCGTAATACGCCAGTTGATGGATGGCTCGTTCCGCTTGCTTGCGTTCGGTGATGTCCTGAGCGGTGCCGATGACTGTGACTTCATCCATCTCTTCTTCCCGCACCGCCTCGGCTTGCAGATGGATAATGAAGTCGGTGCCGTTCGGCAGCACAATGCGATGGTCGATGTCGCAGGGCGTCTGTTGCGCGATCAGCTTCTGCAGCGCGCCGGTGACCAGAGGCCGGTCGTCGGGATGCACAAGATTCAAAAATGCCTCGAAGGTCCCCGTGAAATCCTGCGGGCGCACGCCGACCAGGCGGCACAATTCGTTCGACATGGCGAAGCGGTTTGTCTTGGGATTCCAGTCCCAATTGCCGATGCGGGCGATGCGTTGCGCCAATTCCAGCCGAGATTCGCTGCGGATCAATGCGTGCAGGACGTTGTTGGTGCGGAGCATGTAGCGCACGTGATGGCACAGGATCGTGGCATTGACCGGCTTCGTGATGAAGTCGGTCGCTCCGTGTTGGTAGGCCTGGGCAATGGAATTGACATCGTCCAAGCCGGTGAGGATCAAAATGGGAATACGTTTGCCGCGCGGCATCGAGCGGATGCGCGAACAGGTCAGGTATCCGTCGACTTCCGGCATCATGATGTCGAGAATGACCAGGTCGGACGGGAAGGCCTCGAACTTTGCCAACGCGTCTTTGCCACCGGTGGCTTCGATCACCACCATGCCGGCCGGCTCCAGCGCGTTCTTCACGAACAGGCGTGTCAGCGGGTCATCATCGGCGACGAGAATGGACGGACGGGCTTGGCTCATAATCCTGCTCTCACTCGAACATGGTGATGATGTCGCTCACCGGCATCCAAGAGGCGCTGGCCGACCTACAAAGCGGACTCCGACACACCGGCAACGACGGGCATGCCATGCGCTCGTACCAGCCTATCAAAGTTGTGAGGAAGTGCCAGAGAATTACGCGATGCCGCTTTGACGTGGCCTGTCGATCTCCGCATCGAGCGGCTGGGGGATCTGCTCCCTGGCTTCAAGGACGAGGCCTGTCAGCAGTGTGCGCACCCGGCTCATGAGCCCGCCCATGGTCACCATCAGCAGCGTGAGCATGACAAGCCACAACGGTACGATCGCCAGGGCGACGTCCAGGGCGACATCCTCCTCTGCGCGAGGGGCAGCCGCGTCCGGTGGTGTGGCCACCGCCAGCCTCACCCATCCGGCAATGCGATTGTCCCGACGGATCGGCTCGATTACGATCAGCGCCGCCCTGCCCTTCTCGATTCCGGATGTGATGACGCTGTTCTGGTTCTTGCGCGCGTTCAGCCAGGCCGGATCGTGCAGTTGCGTGCCGACCGCGGCGGGATGGCCCGCGGCTACGACCAGGTTATCTTCGGTGATGATGGCAGAAGACAGGAGATTGGCCTGCTGCGCGTGCTGTTCCAGCGTCTGTTGAATCGAGGCCAGGCTGTCGCCGCCTGACGATTCGATCAACCAGGCCAAGGTTCTGGCCATGGCATGGGTGCTGCGCTCCGCCGTGAGGATGGTCGAGGCATTGCGATGGGCGACCAGGGAACGGTCGTGATTGACAAGCACCAGGTACAGCGCCGCGGCGCAGCCCCCCGAGACCAGTACGCTGATCAGGAGTGCCGGAAGCCAGGTACGGGGCAATCGCTCTGTAGAAACGGCCGCGTCAGCCATGCTCTCTTCTCCTCCACAGAGACGTGCGCTCAGGCGCCGGGATCGTCCTGTGTCTCGTTGATGCGTTCGTAAGGTTGCCGGGTGAGGTCTTTCACGAGGGTCTGCAGACGGACCCACTCGTCCGGCTGCAGGGTGACAAACTCCAATCCGATACGCCCGTCTCGGCACCAGCGCACCACGGCCTGTTGAACCGTCAAGGGCGCATCGCCATCCGGCCGGTCGATGCGAAGTGTCAAAATTGTGCCGGCATGCACTGCGGCGGGTGTGATGATGCCGCAGCCGCACAGGGACAGGTCCAAAACGCGGCCATCCCCGTCTACCCGGTTCACTGAGGAGAAGGTGCTGTGGAATCGGACGGAAACC
This window encodes:
- a CDS encoding EAL domain-containing protein, yielding MSQARPSILVADDDPLTRLFVKNALEPAGMVVIEATGGKDALAKFEAFPSDLVILDIMMPEVDGYLTCSRIRSMPRGKRIPILILTGLDDVNSIAQAYQHGATDFITKPVNATILCHHVRYMLRTNNVLHALIRSESRLELAQRIARIGNWDWNPKTNRFAMSNELCRLVGVRPQDFTGTFEAFLNLVHPDDRPLVTGALQKLIAQQTPCDIDHRIVLPNGTDFIIHLQAEAVREEEMDEVTVIGTAQDITERKQAERAIHQLAYYDSLTGLANRVLFKDRLSNAISYASRHQQHLATLFIDLDRFKIINDTLGHTVGDLLLTRVAERLSESVRQSDSVSRHADQEPVHALARLGGDEFTILLTSLPQPEDAGRVARRILDSLAHPFVIEGHEIFISASIGISIYPSDGATVEALLKNADTAMYHAKEQGRNNCQFYSSGLNAAAAERLDLENELRRALEREEFVVFYQPKINIHSRTILGAEALVRWKHPKRGLVPPGVFLNAAIDTGLIRSMDEWVLREACRQVKAWETAGLPAISISANVSNSLFHGRTLSTTVADALRDSGLNPSQLELELTESIAMRDVEASVTMLEGLRTMGVRLSIDDFGTGYSSLSYLQRFPLSRLKIDQSFVRDLLTNDSSVKITRAIIAMAHGLNLTVLAEGVETEGQLARLREEGCDEVQGYLFSRPVCAEDFEKLLRGDADARTAA
- a CDS encoding PilZ domain-containing protein translates to MDQRRHQRVSVRFHSTFSSVNRVDGDGRVLDLSLCGCGIITPAAVHAGTILTLRIDRPDGDAPLTVQQAVVRWCRDGRIGLEFVTLQPDEWVRLQTLVKDLTRQPYERINETQDDPGA